One Aphidius gifuensis isolate YNYX2018 linkage group LG3, ASM1490517v1, whole genome shotgun sequence DNA window includes the following coding sequences:
- the LOC122851838 gene encoding kinase D-interacting substrate of 220 kDa B isoform X6 — MHLMIISWMNSVTVPVYSLDNVVARLRTLQGTDSMVSLCYRPLATYIIEDNLSGLQSFLENKRVTIDDRDENRGTVLMLAASKGKIQFVRELINHNADVNAIDNDNWSALLCAAKEGHTDVCLELLDHGADLEHRDDGGWTALMWASYKGRTNTVTFLLSRGADANAHGNYHISSLLWSAGRGHADIVKELLSYGAKVNVGDKYGTTALIWASRRGNIEIVDTLLKAGANIDTAGMYSWTALIVATMGNHLDVVMLLLEHKSNVNALDKDGNTALAIASKEGYHEIVGAILNAGAYINIQDRSGDTNLIHAVKGGHRSVAEALLKKYVDVDIAGKEKKTATYVAVEKGNVQMLKMLLHANPDLEIATKDGDTPLLRAVRSRNSEIVQLLLDKKAKVTAADKKGDTVLHIAMRARSKAIVEILLRNPKNSQLLYRPNKQGETPYNIDLSHPKTILGQIFGARRLNTNEDNENMLGYELYSSALADILSEPSLSTPITVGLYAKWGSGKGFLLNKLRNEMQNFAKQWIDPVFQFTSLLFVIILHIALIMGVILGLSLQSWEYGLSFGCFIIIFIYTILILIYYANNYYDWDWPYNFNVSLVTRLNSIKLLLQIIFCHPPNGIDTTATTATTTAAANDTDTQLTIQPIKFYFTDQMKVGTTVAGENAVVQMVGSLYDSIENDFGSLATRLYRAFRPKLSKSTTTWTWRHLCCLPYFVIFEICFLSFIIGIIVITIFSIDDFRESHLLNNQTNNPSQNYQRVIEKNEATLIFIIVSSILAFGIIANFYTWGRTISSLLFSQRRHLQRAIKNWDSLKSEGFTETLRSEVTLMTEMVRCLDRYTLQQSRLVLIVDGLDSCEQDKVLLVLDAMQALFSDNGCPFLIILAIDPHIIAKAVETNSRRLFTESNIGGHDYLRNMVHLPFYLQNSGLRKIKVAQQIAQHSKKTIIGWNDNDENVNYATTSAIHNSMSNRRLSTESSVMNSNEKLKPPSRKGSRKMRLSESVASSIGSNLNRLGGAQDLNKMLLTDDYFSDVNPRSMRRLMNVVYVTGRLLKAFQIDFNWYHLASWINITEQWPFRTSWLILYYDMCEDTLEDSTSLKTLYDKVRPQIRVLKDGVTFLDMDRDEKKMDVFLTFHRSSLLVSDMKIFLPFTINLDPYIKKKIKEEHQSIEENLNQGLLIKNPWHGGNNDPWSYSNKSTLTNRQSKSMRNNLQTYGSIPPSSIPPPPPPSVSSQLEHIQHSQLPGLPWSIPTYDWMSQTPWTHHPEQPKLISTNLPTEIMEMKLSTLNVNNICDLLSKIEDINSSRLELYKNIIRDNNINGKVLLYCELTDLKEVLKMAFGDWELFRMVIITMREQEKTININNEENARSVRFTVGPDQISWKDQRGHHQDQVQLNVQRSSSHNDKEKSSTSRTDGPPPRRDATKHSIMEKQFQVTLEEQMICGALQTLNEEALEDCLDVPAPEIPTDSLADCRPRSHSITRAPDTDYVMLQPSPIYHWVPVTDEFESSDSSSQDSVYRHSSITSQQSTRSTLSTSRQNLKKKTNNNNFNNRPRSLLISSPPSSPKPPNRSKSTDDTLQTTVNCPNTNVESSINNEIIINIPVTTVTTTQLNYDKFGRMKDCLMNDKSISNQVGISTDSDDESTPLVSELSTPSHAHSHTFSPDFQDRQLSLSLHSLNQRSYERSVNDDYCDAVSLIIHESSDTRLLERQNAEDWDSPETSV, encoded by the exons ATGCATCTGATGATTATATCATGGATGAACAGTGTGACTGTTCCAGTCTACAGTCTCGATAATGTCGTTGCTCGACTACGA ACACTCCAGGGTACGGACTCGATGGTTTCACTTTGCTACAGGCCCCTTGCCACATACATCATCGAAGACAATCTTTCAGGATTGCAAAGTTTTCTTGAAAACAAGAGAGTTACTATCGATGATAGAGATGAA aatCGAGGAACAGTTCTTATGCTTGCTGCATCAAAAGGCAAAATACAATTTGTCCGTGAGCTCATTAATCACAATGCCGATGTCAATGCAATTGATAACGATAACTGGAGTGCATTACTGTGTGCTGCTAAAGAGGGTCATACAGATGTGTGCCTTGAACTATTGGATCATGGTGCTGATTTGGAGCATCGTGATGATGGTGGTTGGACAGCACTTATGTGGGCATCATACAAAGGACGTACAAACACggtgacatttttattatcacgtgGTGCTGATGCAAATGCACATGGCAATTATcatatatcatcattattatggTCAGCTGGACGTGGTCATGCAGATATTGTAAAAGAATTATTAAGCTATGGCGCTAAAGTTAATGTTGGTGATAAATACGGTACAACAGCATTAATATGGGCATCAAGACGAGgaaatattgaaattgttGATACATTATTAAAAGCTGGTGCAAATATTGATACTGCTGGTATGTATTCGTGGACAGCACTTATTGTTGCAACAATGGGTAATCATTTGGATGTTGTTATGCTATTGTTAGAACATAAATCAAATGTTAATGCACTTGATAAAGATGGAAATACAGCATTGGCAATTGCATCAAAAGAAGGATATCATGAAATTGTTGGTGCTATATTAAATGCTGGTGCTTACATAAATATACAAGATCGTTCTGGtgatacaaatttaattcatgCTGTTAAAGGTGGACATAGAAGTGTTGCTGAggcattattaaaaaaatatgttgatgttgatattgctggtaaagaaaaaaaaacagcaacatATGTTGCTGTTGAAAAGGGTAATGtacaaatgttaaaaatgttattacaTGCAAATCCAGATTTAGAAATAGCAACAAAAGATGGTGATACACCATTATTACGTGCTGTTAGATCGAGAAATTCTGAAatagtacaattattattggatAAAAAAGCTAAAGTAACAGCAGCTGATAAAAAAGGTGATACTGTATTACATATTGCAATGAGAGCAAGATCAAAAgcaattgttgaaatattattaagaaatccaaaaaattcacaattattatatagacCAAATAAACAAGGTGAAACAccatataatattgatttaagtCATCCAAAAACAATACTTGGACAAATATTTGGTGCTAGAAgattaaatacaaatgaagataatgaaaatatgcTTGGTTATGAACTTTATAGTTCAGCATTAGCTGATATATTAAGTGAGCCATCATTATCAACACCAATAACTGTTGGTCTTTATGCTAAATGGGGTTCTGGTAaaggttttttattaaataaattacgtaATGAAATGCAAAATTTTGCAAAACAATGGATTGATCCAGTCTTCCAATttacatcattattatttgtaataatattacatattGCATTAATAATGGGTGTTATACTTGGTCTTTCATTACAATCATGGGAATATGGTTTATCATTTggttgttttataattatatttatttatacaatacttatattaatatattatgcaaataattattatgattggGATTGGccttataattttaatgtatcaTTAGTAACAAGacttaattcaataaaattattattacaaataattttttgtcatcCACCAAATGGTATTgatacaacagcaacaacagcaacaacaacagcagcagcaaatGATACAGATACACAGCTAACAATACaaccaataaaattttattttactgatCAAATGAAAGTTGGTACAACTGTTGCTGGTGAAAATGCTGTTGTACAAATGGTTGGTTCACTTTatgattcaattgaaaatgattttggCTCATTAGCAACAAGACTATATCGTGCATTTCGtccaaaattatcaaaatcaacaacaacatggACATGGAGACATTTATGTTGTTTACcatattttgttatatttgaaatatgttttttaagttttattattggtattattgttataacaatattttcaattgatgattttagagaaagtcatttattaaataatcaaacaaataatccatcacaaaattatcaacgtgttattgaaaaaaatgaagcaacacttatttttataattgtatcATCAATACTTGCATTTGGTATTATtgcaaatttttatacatgGGGAAgaacaatatcatcattattattttcacaaagAAGACATTTACAACGTGCTATTAAAAATTGGGATTCATTAAAAAGTGAAGGTTTCACTGAAACATTAAGAAGTGAAGTTACATTAATGACTGAAATGGTTAGATGTCTTGATAGATATACATTACAACAAAGTCGtcttgttttaattgttgatggtCTTGATAGTTGTGAACAAGATAAAGTATTACTTGTACTTGATGCAATGCAAGCATTATTTAGTGATAATGGTTgtccatttttaataatacttgcTATTGATCCTCATATTATTGCAAAAGCTGTTGAAACAAATTCAAGAAGATTATTTACCGAATCAAATATTGGTGGACATGATTATCTCCGTAATATGGTACATTTaccattttatttacaaaatagtggattaagaaaaattaaagttgCCCAACAAATCGCTCAACatagtaaaaaaacaattattggatggaatgataatgatgaaaatgttaattatgCAACAACAAGCGCTATTCATAATTCAATGTCAAATAGAAGACTCAGTACTGAATCAAGTGTTAtgaattcaaatgaaaaattaaaaccaccAAGTAGAAAAGGTAGTAGAAAAATGCGATTAAGTGAATCAGTTGCAAGCAGTATTGGAAGTAATTTAAATCGTCTTGGTGGTGCACAAGATTTGAATAAAATGTTGCTTACTGATGATTACTTTAGTGATGTTAATCCAAGGAGTATGAGACGTCTTATGAATGTCGTCTATGTaacag GCAGATTGCTCAAAGCATTCCAGATTGATTTCAACTGGTATCACCTTGCCAGTTGGATCAACATAACCGAGCAATGGCCTTTCCGAACATCATGGCTTATACTTTATTATGATATGTGTGAGGATACACTTGAAGATTCAACATCATTAAAAACACTTTATGATAAAGTACGTCCTCAAATACGAGTATTAAAAGATGGTGTTACATTTTTAGATATGGatagagatgaaaaaaaaatggatgtatttttaacatttcatCGTTCAAGTTTATTAGTTAgtgatatgaaaatatttttaccatttaCAATTAATCTTGATccgtatattaaaaaaaaaattaaagaagaaCATCAAAgtattgaagaaaatttaaatcaaggtcttttaattaaaaatccatGGCATGGTGGTAATAATGATCCATGGAGTTATAGTAATAAATCTACATTAACAAACCGTCAGAGTAAATCAATgagaaataatttacaaacttATGGAAGTATTCCACCATCATCAATACCACCGCCACCACCGCCATCAGTATCATCACAACTTGAACATATACAACATTCACAATTACCAGGTTTACCATGGTCAATACCAACATACGATTGGATGTCACAAACACCTTGGACTCATCATCCAGAACaaccaaaattaatttcaacaaatttaccAACTGAAATTATGGAAATGAAATTATCTAcattaaatgttaataatatttgtgatttattgtcaaaaattgaagatattaattcaagtagacttgaattatataaaaatatcattagagataataatattaatggaaaagttttattatacTGTGAATTAACAGACTTAAAAgag GTACTTAAAATGGCATTTGGTGACTGGGAATTATTTAGAATGGTAATAATTACAATGAGAgaacaagaaaaaacaataaatataaataacgaaGAAAATGCAAGAAGTGTAAGATTTACTGTTGGGCCAGATCAAATAAGCTGGAAGGATCAGCGTGGTCATCATCAGGATCAAGTGCAACTTAATGTACAACGTAGTTCATCTCATAATGACAAggaaaaatcatcaacaagtcGAACAGATGGTCCACCACCACGTCGTGATGCAACAAAACACTCAATAATGGAAAAacag TTTCAG GTTACTTTGGAGGAACAAATGATTTGTGGTGCATTGCAAACATTAAATGAAGAAGCACTTGAAGATTGTTTGGATGTACCAGCTCCAGAAATACCAACAGACTCACTTGCAG attGTCGTCCACGATCACACAGTATCACTCGTGCACCAGATACTGATTATGTTATGCTTCAACCATCACCAATTTATCATTGGGTTCCAGTTACTGATGAATTCGAATCTTCTGATTCAAGTTCACAAGATTCAGTATATCGTCATAGCAGTATTACATCACAACAAAGTACACGTTCAACATTATCAACATCacgtcaaaatttaaaaaaaaaaacaaataataataattttaataatcgtcCACGTTCATTATTGAtatcatcaccaccatcatcaccaaAACCACCAAATCGTTCAAAATCAACTGATGATACATTACAAACAACTGTTAATTGTCCAAATACAAATGttgaatcatcaataaataatgaaataataattaatataccaGTTACCACAGTTACCACaacacaattaaattatgacaAATTTGGTAGAATGAAAGATTGTTTAATgaatgataaatcaatatcaaatcAAGTTGGTATATCAACTGACAGTGATGATGAATCAACACCACTTGTATCAGAATTATCAACACCATCACATGCACACTCACATACATTTAGTCCAGACTTTCAAGATCGTCAATTATCATTGTCACTACATTCATTAAATCAACGAAGCTATGAACGTTCagttaatgatgattattgtgATGCTGTTAGTCTTATTATTCATGAATCGTCAGATACACGATTACTCGAACGACAAAATGCTGAAGACTGGGATAGTCCAGAAACAtctgtttaa
- the LOC122851838 gene encoding kinase D-interacting substrate of 220 kDa B isoform X8 → MVSLCYRPLATYIIEDNLSGLQSFLENKRVTIDDRDENRGTVLMLAASKGKIQFVRELINHNADVNAIDNDNWSALLCAAKEGHTDVCLELLDHGADLEHRDDGGWTALMWASYKGRTNTVTFLLSRGADANAHGNYHISSLLWSAGRGHADIVKELLSYGAKVNVGDKYGTTALIWASRRGNIEIVDTLLKAGANIDTAGMYSWTALIVATMGNHLDVVMLLLEHKSNVNALDKDGNTALAIASKEGYHEIVGAILNAGAYINIQDRSGDTNLIHAVKGGHRSVAEALLKKYVDVDIAGKEKKTATYVAVEKGNVQMLKMLLHANPDLEIATKDGDTPLLRAVRSRNSEIVQLLLDKKAKVTAADKKGDTVLHIAMRARSKAIVEILLRNPKNSQLLYRPNKQGETPYNIDLSHPKTILGQIFGARRLNTNEDNENMLGYELYSSALADILSEPSLSTPITVGLYAKWGSGKGFLLNKLRNEMQNFAKQWIDPVFQFTSLLFVIILHIALIMGVILGLSLQSWEYGLSFGCFIIIFIYTILILIYYANNYYDWDWPYNFNVSLVTRLNSIKLLLQIIFCHPPNGIDTTATTATTTAAANDTDTQLTIQPIKFYFTDQMKVGTTVAGENAVVQMVGSLYDSIENDFGSLATRLYRAFRPKLSKSTTTWTWRHLCCLPYFVIFEICFLSFIIGIIVITIFSIDDFRESHLLNNQTNNPSQNYQRVIEKNEATLIFIIVSSILAFGIIANFYTWGRTISSLLFSQRRHLQRAIKNWDSLKSEGFTETLRSEVTLMTEMVRCLDRYTLQQSRLVLIVDGLDSCEQDKVLLVLDAMQALFSDNGCPFLIILAIDPHIIAKAVETNSRRLFTESNIGGHDYLRNMVHLPFYLQNSGLRKIKVAQQIAQHSKKTIIGWNDNDENVNYATTSAIHNSMSNRRLSTESSVMNSNEKLKPPSRKGSRKMRLSESVASSIGSNLNRLGGAQDLNKMLLTDDYFSDVNPRSMRRLMNVVYVTGRLLKAFQIDFNWYHLASWINITEQWPFRTSWLILYYDMCEDTLEDSTSLKTLYDKVRPQIRVLKDGVTFLDMDRDEKKMDVFLTFHRSSLLVSDMKIFLPFTINLDPYIKKKIKEEHQSIEENLNQGLLIKNPWHGGNNDPWSYSNKSTLTNRQSKSMRNNLQTYGSIPPSSIPPPPPPSVSSQLEHIQHSQLPGLPWSIPTYDWMSQTPWTHHPEQPKLISTNLPTEIMEMKLSTLNVNNICDLLSKIEDINSSRLELYKNIIRDNNINGKVLLYCELTDLKEVLKMAFGDWELFRMVIITMREQEKTININNEENARSVRFTVGPDQISWKDQRGHHQDQVQLNVQRSSSHNDKEKSSTSRTDGPPPRRDATKHSIMEKQFQVTLEEQMICGALQTLNEEALEDCLDVPAPEIPTDSLADCRPRSHSITRAPDTDYVMLQPSPIYHWVPVTDEFESSDSSSQDSVYRHSSITSQQSTRSTLSTSRQNLKKKTNNNNFNNRPRSLLISSPPSSPKPPNRSKSTDDTLQTTVNCPNTNVESSINNEIIINIPVTTVTTTQLNYDKFGRMKDCLMNDKSISNQVGISTDSDDESTPLVSELSTPSHAHSHTFSPDFQDRQLSLSLHSLNQRSYERSVNDDYCDAVSLIIHESSDTRLLERQNAEDWDSPETSV, encoded by the exons ATGGTTTCACTTTGCTACAGGCCCCTTGCCACATACATCATCGAAGACAATCTTTCAGGATTGCAAAGTTTTCTTGAAAACAAGAGAGTTACTATCGATGATAGAGATGAA aatCGAGGAACAGTTCTTATGCTTGCTGCATCAAAAGGCAAAATACAATTTGTCCGTGAGCTCATTAATCACAATGCCGATGTCAATGCAATTGATAACGATAACTGGAGTGCATTACTGTGTGCTGCTAAAGAGGGTCATACAGATGTGTGCCTTGAACTATTGGATCATGGTGCTGATTTGGAGCATCGTGATGATGGTGGTTGGACAGCACTTATGTGGGCATCATACAAAGGACGTACAAACACggtgacatttttattatcacgtgGTGCTGATGCAAATGCACATGGCAATTATcatatatcatcattattatggTCAGCTGGACGTGGTCATGCAGATATTGTAAAAGAATTATTAAGCTATGGCGCTAAAGTTAATGTTGGTGATAAATACGGTACAACAGCATTAATATGGGCATCAAGACGAGgaaatattgaaattgttGATACATTATTAAAAGCTGGTGCAAATATTGATACTGCTGGTATGTATTCGTGGACAGCACTTATTGTTGCAACAATGGGTAATCATTTGGATGTTGTTATGCTATTGTTAGAACATAAATCAAATGTTAATGCACTTGATAAAGATGGAAATACAGCATTGGCAATTGCATCAAAAGAAGGATATCATGAAATTGTTGGTGCTATATTAAATGCTGGTGCTTACATAAATATACAAGATCGTTCTGGtgatacaaatttaattcatgCTGTTAAAGGTGGACATAGAAGTGTTGCTGAggcattattaaaaaaatatgttgatgttgatattgctggtaaagaaaaaaaaacagcaacatATGTTGCTGTTGAAAAGGGTAATGtacaaatgttaaaaatgttattacaTGCAAATCCAGATTTAGAAATAGCAACAAAAGATGGTGATACACCATTATTACGTGCTGTTAGATCGAGAAATTCTGAAatagtacaattattattggatAAAAAAGCTAAAGTAACAGCAGCTGATAAAAAAGGTGATACTGTATTACATATTGCAATGAGAGCAAGATCAAAAgcaattgttgaaatattattaagaaatccaaaaaattcacaattattatatagacCAAATAAACAAGGTGAAACAccatataatattgatttaagtCATCCAAAAACAATACTTGGACAAATATTTGGTGCTAGAAgattaaatacaaatgaagataatgaaaatatgcTTGGTTATGAACTTTATAGTTCAGCATTAGCTGATATATTAAGTGAGCCATCATTATCAACACCAATAACTGTTGGTCTTTATGCTAAATGGGGTTCTGGTAaaggttttttattaaataaattacgtaATGAAATGCAAAATTTTGCAAAACAATGGATTGATCCAGTCTTCCAATttacatcattattatttgtaataatattacatattGCATTAATAATGGGTGTTATACTTGGTCTTTCATTACAATCATGGGAATATGGTTTATCATTTggttgttttataattatatttatttatacaatacttatattaatatattatgcaaataattattatgattggGATTGGccttataattttaatgtatcaTTAGTAACAAGacttaattcaataaaattattattacaaataattttttgtcatcCACCAAATGGTATTgatacaacagcaacaacagcaacaacaacagcagcagcaaatGATACAGATACACAGCTAACAATACaaccaataaaattttattttactgatCAAATGAAAGTTGGTACAACTGTTGCTGGTGAAAATGCTGTTGTACAAATGGTTGGTTCACTTTatgattcaattgaaaatgattttggCTCATTAGCAACAAGACTATATCGTGCATTTCGtccaaaattatcaaaatcaacaacaacatggACATGGAGACATTTATGTTGTTTACcatattttgttatatttgaaatatgttttttaagttttattattggtattattgttataacaatattttcaattgatgattttagagaaagtcatttattaaataatcaaacaaataatccatcacaaaattatcaacgtgttattgaaaaaaatgaagcaacacttatttttataattgtatcATCAATACTTGCATTTGGTATTATtgcaaatttttatacatgGGGAAgaacaatatcatcattattattttcacaaagAAGACATTTACAACGTGCTATTAAAAATTGGGATTCATTAAAAAGTGAAGGTTTCACTGAAACATTAAGAAGTGAAGTTACATTAATGACTGAAATGGTTAGATGTCTTGATAGATATACATTACAACAAAGTCGtcttgttttaattgttgatggtCTTGATAGTTGTGAACAAGATAAAGTATTACTTGTACTTGATGCAATGCAAGCATTATTTAGTGATAATGGTTgtccatttttaataatacttgcTATTGATCCTCATATTATTGCAAAAGCTGTTGAAACAAATTCAAGAAGATTATTTACCGAATCAAATATTGGTGGACATGATTATCTCCGTAATATGGTACATTTaccattttatttacaaaatagtggattaagaaaaattaaagttgCCCAACAAATCGCTCAACatagtaaaaaaacaattattggatggaatgataatgatgaaaatgttaattatgCAACAACAAGCGCTATTCATAATTCAATGTCAAATAGAAGACTCAGTACTGAATCAAGTGTTAtgaattcaaatgaaaaattaaaaccaccAAGTAGAAAAGGTAGTAGAAAAATGCGATTAAGTGAATCAGTTGCAAGCAGTATTGGAAGTAATTTAAATCGTCTTGGTGGTGCACAAGATTTGAATAAAATGTTGCTTACTGATGATTACTTTAGTGATGTTAATCCAAGGAGTATGAGACGTCTTATGAATGTCGTCTATGTaacag GCAGATTGCTCAAAGCATTCCAGATTGATTTCAACTGGTATCACCTTGCCAGTTGGATCAACATAACCGAGCAATGGCCTTTCCGAACATCATGGCTTATACTTTATTATGATATGTGTGAGGATACACTTGAAGATTCAACATCATTAAAAACACTTTATGATAAAGTACGTCCTCAAATACGAGTATTAAAAGATGGTGTTACATTTTTAGATATGGatagagatgaaaaaaaaatggatgtatttttaacatttcatCGTTCAAGTTTATTAGTTAgtgatatgaaaatatttttaccatttaCAATTAATCTTGATccgtatattaaaaaaaaaattaaagaagaaCATCAAAgtattgaagaaaatttaaatcaaggtcttttaattaaaaatccatGGCATGGTGGTAATAATGATCCATGGAGTTATAGTAATAAATCTACATTAACAAACCGTCAGAGTAAATCAATgagaaataatttacaaacttATGGAAGTATTCCACCATCATCAATACCACCGCCACCACCGCCATCAGTATCATCACAACTTGAACATATACAACATTCACAATTACCAGGTTTACCATGGTCAATACCAACATACGATTGGATGTCACAAACACCTTGGACTCATCATCCAGAACaaccaaaattaatttcaacaaatttaccAACTGAAATTATGGAAATGAAATTATCTAcattaaatgttaataatatttgtgatttattgtcaaaaattgaagatattaattcaagtagacttgaattatataaaaatatcattagagataataatattaatggaaaagttttattatacTGTGAATTAACAGACTTAAAAgag GTACTTAAAATGGCATTTGGTGACTGGGAATTATTTAGAATGGTAATAATTACAATGAGAgaacaagaaaaaacaataaatataaataacgaaGAAAATGCAAGAAGTGTAAGATTTACTGTTGGGCCAGATCAAATAAGCTGGAAGGATCAGCGTGGTCATCATCAGGATCAAGTGCAACTTAATGTACAACGTAGTTCATCTCATAATGACAAggaaaaatcatcaacaagtcGAACAGATGGTCCACCACCACGTCGTGATGCAACAAAACACTCAATAATGGAAAAacag TTTCAG GTTACTTTGGAGGAACAAATGATTTGTGGTGCATTGCAAACATTAAATGAAGAAGCACTTGAAGATTGTTTGGATGTACCAGCTCCAGAAATACCAACAGACTCACTTGCAG attGTCGTCCACGATCACACAGTATCACTCGTGCACCAGATACTGATTATGTTATGCTTCAACCATCACCAATTTATCATTGGGTTCCAGTTACTGATGAATTCGAATCTTCTGATTCAAGTTCACAAGATTCAGTATATCGTCATAGCAGTATTACATCACAACAAAGTACACGTTCAACATTATCAACATCacgtcaaaatttaaaaaaaaaaacaaataataataattttaataatcgtcCACGTTCATTATTGAtatcatcaccaccatcatcaccaaAACCACCAAATCGTTCAAAATCAACTGATGATACATTACAAACAACTGTTAATTGTCCAAATACAAATGttgaatcatcaataaataatgaaataataattaatataccaGTTACCACAGTTACCACaacacaattaaattatgacaAATTTGGTAGAATGAAAGATTGTTTAATgaatgataaatcaatatcaaatcAAGTTGGTATATCAACTGACAGTGATGATGAATCAACACCACTTGTATCAGAATTATCAACACCATCACATGCACACTCACATACATTTAGTCCAGACTTTCAAGATCGTCAATTATCATTGTCACTACATTCATTAAATCAACGAAGCTATGAACGTTCagttaatgatgattattgtgATGCTGTTAGTCTTATTATTCATGAATCGTCAGATACACGATTACTCGAACGACAAAATGCTGAAGACTGGGATAGTCCAGAAACAtctgtttaa